The DNA segment GTGTATTATCCGGAAGATAAAGTAAAGCTGATCAAGAACAGCTTCAATCATGAACAAGAGCTCCATGAATGGTATGCGCAAATCATGGAACAGATGATCAGGCTTATCCCTTATGCTTCCTCGAAGTACACTCGCAGTAAATTGCGCAAGGCATTGCCGAAGCAATTTGTGTTCATCATTGAAGAGTTGTTGTACAAAACAGAGGAGTACTCCAATAAACAGCAATATTATAGGAAGATCGTCCAGCAGATTATTTCGCTCGGACAGGCGGATAAGCTCATTATCGGTCTGGCTTATACGATCCAGAGGCTGGTGGTGGACCATCTTCATGTTGTAGGCGATATCTATGACCGGGGCCCCGATCCGGATAAAATTATGGATACGCTGATCAACTACCATTCGGTTGATATTCAGTGGGGCAATCATGATGTGTTGTGGATTGGAGCCTTCGCCGGATCGAAGGTATGTCTGGCCAATATCATCCGGATTTGTGCGCGCTATGCGAACCTGGATATTATTGAGGATGTGTACGGCATCAATCTTAGACCGCTGCTGAATCTTGCGGAGAAATATTACGGAGACAACCCTGCTTTCCGGCCGAAGCTGCAAGCTGACGATCAACTTTCGGATTATGAACAGCTGCAAATTACGAAAATCCATCAAGCGATTGCGATAATTCAGTTCAAGCTGGAAAGTCCGATCATCAAGAGACGTCCGAGCTTTCGCATGGAAGAGAGACTGTTGCTGGAGAAGGTCGATTATGCGCGCAACCAAATCACGATTCGCGGCCAGACCTATCCGCTCGAACATACGTGCTTTGCGACGGTTGATCCCAGCCAGCCAGCCCGGCTATTGGAAGAAGAGGAGCAGGTTATCGACAAGCTGTTGTTCTCGGTGCAGCATTCGGAGAAGCTGGCGAGACATATGCATTTTTTGATGAAGAAGGGCAGTTTGTATTTGAGGTATAACGGCAACTTGCTCATTCACGGCTGTATTCCGTTAGATGAAGAAGGCAATATGGAAACGATGCAGATCGAAGGTCAAACCTACGCTGGTCGAGAGCTGCTGGATGTATTCGAGCGCTATGTCAGGCATGCCTTTGCGCATCCGGAGGAAACAGACGACCTGGCAACTGATATGGTTTGGTATTTGTGGACGGGGGAATATTCCTCCCTCTTCGGAAAGAGAGAAATGACCACTTTTGAAAGGTACTTCATCCAGGAGAAACAGACGCATAAAGAGAGAAAAAATCCTTACTATTATTTGCGTGAGCGGGAAGAAATCTGCCGAAAGATCTTAACGGATTTCGATCTGGACCCTGAGCAAGGACATATCATTAACGGCCATACCCCCGTGAAGGAAATCGAAGGCGAGAATCCGGTGAAGGCGGGTGGGAAGATGATTGTCATTGACGGAGGCTTCTCCAAGGCTTATCAGTCGACAACAGGGATTGCCGGTTACACATTGCTTTATAATTCATTCGGCATGCAGCTGGTTGCCCATAAGAAGTTCACATCCAAGGAAGAGGTCTTGCAGAATGGAACAGACGTCTTATCTGTCAGAAGATTGGTGGATGAAGAGCTAGAGCGGAAGAAGGTACTCGAAACCAATGTCGGCGAGCAATTATTGCAAGAAATCTCCATATTGAAACATCTGTTGGCCTATCAATCTACGAAAATGATACCATAGCCGAAGTGGGAACAATCACTGTTTTATCACTGGCTTCATCAATAAAATGTTCTGCATCTTGACACAAATACCGCAGGATAAGATTTGCATCAACGATGATCATGCTTTTCTTGCATTGAGCTCTGGAGAATTTTAAGGTGAGTCTAAGAGAGAGTCTGGAGGTGTCTGGAGGAG comes from the Xylanibacillus composti genome and includes:
- a CDS encoding fructose-1,6-bisphosphatase; this translates as MNTKILDLLAERYDSEEEIVTEIINLEAILNLPKGTEHFVSDLHGEYHAFQHVLRNGAGKVKEKIRDIFKNELSEEAITEFATLVYYPEDKVKLIKNSFNHEQELHEWYAQIMEQMIRLIPYASSKYTRSKLRKALPKQFVFIIEELLYKTEEYSNKQQYYRKIVQQIISLGQADKLIIGLAYTIQRLVVDHLHVVGDIYDRGPDPDKIMDTLINYHSVDIQWGNHDVLWIGAFAGSKVCLANIIRICARYANLDIIEDVYGINLRPLLNLAEKYYGDNPAFRPKLQADDQLSDYEQLQITKIHQAIAIIQFKLESPIIKRRPSFRMEERLLLEKVDYARNQITIRGQTYPLEHTCFATVDPSQPARLLEEEEQVIDKLLFSVQHSEKLARHMHFLMKKGSLYLRYNGNLLIHGCIPLDEEGNMETMQIEGQTYAGRELLDVFERYVRHAFAHPEETDDLATDMVWYLWTGEYSSLFGKREMTTFERYFIQEKQTHKERKNPYYYLREREEICRKILTDFDLDPEQGHIINGHTPVKEIEGENPVKAGGKMIVIDGGFSKAYQSTTGIAGYTLLYNSFGMQLVAHKKFTSKEEVLQNGTDVLSVRRLVDEELERKKVLETNVGEQLLQEISILKHLLAYQSTKMIP